TACCTGAATAAATCCATTTTACTTTGAATTGTTGTAactttttaagtaaaaataagtCGAGTAAGTAACTGAGTAAaattctggtttctttcctcctctgtgacggtaaactgaatatcttttgttgatcttaatcgacaatgaaatagtcgttagttgcagccttgcTAACATTACAGACTTGGTTTTGGGTAACCGATATGTAACTTTGTTGTTGTGATTTGTAATTTCACACATCTTGAAGCAGTCAAAGCAGTCACACTGTCTCACGACCGGCCTCGGCTCGGACACCGGTTCAGGAACATTTTCATCTTGGCTGATTTCAGGATTACAAACGAGTTTTCtttagcctgagcaggtttgCTCTGAGCGCCAGCTGGAGGCGGAGTCATGCCAGCTGCTGCACCTGTTCTCAATCAGGTTAACGGGTTGATTGGCTCAGAGCAGGTGCTACATGCACAGCGTGCACGCTGCTGTCTGCTCAACGACACCACAGGGATCAACACAGATACTGAAACCTGCCACCTTTTATTGTACTGTGTCTTGGCTCTGGTTTAAAGTCAGATGatgcattatatatatatatatatatatatatatatatgtatatatatatatatatatatatatatgtatatatatatatatatatggatcGTATTAAGCTGTTTTTTCTGAACGTTGCCAATATTGTGTAAGTTGGTTTCTAACTTTGGTTAAAGATGTGCAGCTATGACTTGTTTTTAAGTTCAGGACcctcatttgttcatttttaaagaggaaaacatgaaaacagtagaaaataaatgtacatacagtattttcatattgcacacacacacctggctgtGACCCACCTCAGAGGCCCAGACAGACCCTGAGCTCCTCCAGCGTCAGCCCTCGGTCTCCGTCTCTGTCGCAGTACTGAGCGAACTTCTTGGCGCACCGTCGCGGCTTCAGCCTCCGTCGCAGGAACTGACGGAGGGGTCGAGCCTCGCGTTCGCTCAGCACCCCGCTGGAGTCCACGTCCATCTGACTGAAGTGCCACCGCAGCACCTCCTCCGGCCTGGACgaatctgcagcagcaggagaagcaACGCCCAGAgtcgaggaggaggatggagcaGTGGAAGTCGGAGTGTTAGAAGATGGAGAGCTGGAGGGAGGAGTGTTTGAGGGCCTGGTGGAAAGAGACAGGACCAGAGAGGTGAAGGATCAACGTGACACCAGTTTAAGTTGTGTCTACATAAAGCTGCAGACAATGTGGATTCACAACAGTTACGATGGATTCAAAAGGTAAATCAAGACCCGGCAATAATGTTTCTGACAGAATCAGAATACACTCACTGTTCTCAGCACAAACCTGATGACACCTAAACATCAGGATCTCATGTCAGCAGTTTAACTGACTTTTAACGCCCCAGCTGGCATCATCAACAGGTCGAGCATCTTCAGACacctgtaatcagattactgtgGCTCCTGACAGAGTGTTCCCGAGTGTTCGCACCTTGACCAAATATAACCCACTCCTTCTCTTCACAGTGTATTGCTGCAGAACTCGATAAATATCAAATTTCACGAGGGCACGGCAGCctgcctgaaaaacaacattaccAGCTGGCTCCTGGGTTCTTATCAGTTATACAGCGGgcaaaaaataacagcttcaattTTCTGtatcagaccaaaacaaacctGGACTTCATTAAACAGCAAACAGGTATCAGGGAGAAACCTCAGAcctgggctgtgtgtgtgtgtgtgtgtgtgtggctgacaTAATGAAGCCTCTGGCAAATGGTAATGTTGGGAGTTGGCTGAGAAAGCGAGATAGAGACACAGTTtggtgaaaatgagaaaaagggaAGTCACGAAGAAGAAGTGAGGATGTTTGTGAATGAAGTGAGAGAAGCAGATGGAGGTAAGTAGTGACGGGCGGAGGCGTTGAttggcagacacagagcagggaaacagatggagatggtctgtTCTCTCCTTCCAACAGTTCCCATCGGTTAATCAGATACTTGATCAGGTCTGTGCTCCTCACTGAAGTGTGAAATTGGTTTTCATTTGGCATCCTGAGCAGAATCTCAGCTCTGAGTCCAACATGTGACAGAAAATTAGTGGAATCTAGCTCGAACCTTTTCAGCCTGTGGAGCTTCAGACCGTCATTTGTGTGAAGCCATTTCTGCAGGTTGAAGGAGTGTTGTGTTGTCCTCATTGTTATACAGAGGAAGAATTGACAGGAAAGGATGCGgctaactgtggctgctgttagctagttagctcagttagctgtgcagctagcagtctggactgggtGTCGGTGTTTTTACACCgctggcacaggagctttggaccgggacggGTCGgagctaactggttagcatgctagcttcagtatTTATCTTTGCAACACCATAAATAGTCGAAATGACATAACGTCAGAACTGttaattctgacatttttgagACTGACGGCTCTGCACAGCTCTCCTCATGCAGCAGTGCCAACTAACCAATTATCACATGTGACCATGAGGGAGTTCGATCTCTCAAAGCCGTTTAAAGCCCAGCTGCATTTAGTGTCCTCGTCATGAGTCACTAATTAAAGGCAACTGGAGTTGTACCTGAAAtcacttctttctcctcatTCAGTACTCCATAGTTACTAAACAATCAATAATTCATCCAGTTTACAGTCAATAGGTAGTGATTTGTACGCAGCCTTCTGTGGGGACTTCACAGGAGATCTTTAATCACTACCACATTGATCCCTACACCTGCTGtggtgtacagtacagtagattAAGGACAGACTTACTGGTTGGGACTCAGACTCCCAGCATGCTCTGCTTCCAGCTGCAGAGCTCGGACCAGACTCTGGAGGAACTGCTTCTTACGAGCTCCGGGACAGCCTgaggggacagaggagaggacacTGTGACCCTGGATGTCagagactgtctgtctgtctgtgtgtccactgAAGTAAACAAGATGAGGCGTTTACAGTCCTGTAAACTGTCCACTGTGGaggattttatattttctgaaaCATTTTAGAGAATTCTTGAAATATTTGTGATGAAAatttaaaaccacattttttttttattcagtcatgtaaCAGAAACAGTGATATTCACCTGGCAGAGGTTTGTCCCTGTACCTCCTGTCTGTAGGTGTGTCCTCTGCCCCAGTGCAGTCTGGGATGCGATTCCtgcaaagagacagaaggagcaACTAAAGGTCAATGAACCAAAATTACACTGaaagtcaaaatgtcacagCTTTTAAAACGTCTGCGTTATTTTCTGAAAAGGACgataaatgaacacatgaaacatcgTCACCCTCAtgaaggtgtgtttgttttaggtGTTTCTAACAAACTGTCCGGTTCACATGGATTCTGGTAGACTGAATTTTAATTAGTTATTTCTAGAATAATCAGATATATTAATAGAcatgaaatcattttatttaatatattttattcctTTTCTGTAAACTACAACACCAGTACAGCAACACATCGTCCTGTGTGTTTGGTGTTGCCGTCCTGCCGCTCCATCGGACTgatgaaatgaaacactttCTAATCAGTCACCGGCAGAAGATAGTGTTCGCGCTGCTTTTCAGGAGGATTAAACATTATTAGGCCTCGGGGAGTTTTTTTCCTTCACGCCATCACATGAAAACATCCACCAGTTTCCTCTCAGGAGTTTGTGAGCAGCTGAGCATCAACAGCGCTGATAAAACCCCTGGAGAACAGAGCCGACCAGCCGCGGTTTGTTCTcatttgttctgtgtgtttgcttcagATGGACCCACCTGGGGAACGGAGGCAGTAATTGGTATAACATTGAATGATTAAGATGAATTGCTTGTGTGTGTCGGTGCATAATTATATCTGTGCCTTTATAAACCGGTCATATCTAATgaggggaggagaagaagaaagaacgACAGAAAGAAGCTTCATAACTGACCGACTGATGGATGGATTGATTACCTGGCCGAGGTGCCCGGCAGCGGCCGGCCGCTGTCCACTCTGACGCACCAGCAGTAACCTGTAGGAGCGTAACACTGCACCGGGCTGTAGCGGCCGtctgcagtgcattctgggatgAAAGGCTCCTCCTGCCTGGCTGAAAGCATCTCAGAGAGCAGCGACGCTCGCTCACTCTCACATGTCTGAGGActgtctgtacacacacacacacacacacaacaatattACTACTAAGGTCGAGGACGGGTTGTTGCGCGTCAAGTGAGGTTTCCCATCAGGAGACTGCGCTGTAATGAGTCAGCTGTTTCGATGTCGTGGCTGATctgtgtatgtacacacacatgctgtatatctccacacacactgactcttACCGGTGGGTCGTCTGACTGAGCGGTTTCCTCCGCCCATTCGACACGAAATGATCAGAAGAGGTGTCAGCTCTACACAAGAGAAGCTCACAGTCAGAGAGAGTTTAAAGGCATTTTAAAGGCTcgtggagagaagagagagggagagaggaaacaagagagataaagaaataTAACACTGGGAGTCTTATATCTTTATATTAATCTGGAGTTCTGTTTGTGGCCACCTAACAAAGTCCAGTATTCACTCTGTTAGCTCTGGTTCTGGTCTCTACTATCTCCAGAGGGAATCATCTGCTTCTTTAGGTGTTCAATGGTCCAtcatgttcaccagctagtctctaatTCTGCCTGCCACAGccagaaaacacaatgagagAAGTCAGAGGGAACCAAAACTGTGAGACTGAGGCTGGACAGataaacaaagagctgaaacgCTCTATAAAGCTCTGTGAAGTcgaggggagctgcagatcCAGGTGATAACTCTTTTGTCAGTTATATTCAGCTCATCTTTATGGAGGCACTCAACGTAACTGAAGTCTGTCATGTGAACAACAGATGGTCCTTATTGGACAGTTTCAGTTTGTCACCTGCAGGTTCTCTGGGGTCCAGTGTGGGACCTGGTTCACCGACTTCATCTggaacagaagaaaagagagtAAAAGTAAGAAGAACGAGGGAGGAAACAGCcgtgagagaggaggagacgtgTGGAGACTGAGAGGAGAACCGAGGGAAACGTTTTTGGATTGTTGGCATGTGCAGCCGTCTGTGAATGTTCAAGTTCCTGCAGGTGTGTCTGGCAGAGAAACGACCAATTTAATGGCAGGAAGAACTGAAAACCAGAAGCATTCAGAGATGACTGGTCAGGGACGTACAGCACAGCAACAATGTGTGACTGCAGAGAGAAGAACGAGTGAAATATCTTCCTCACCTTGGACTGGAGCAGAGTCTTCATCAGTGATCTGAGCCAGCTTGGTGATGAGATCTGTCGGAGATGATTTATTGAAACAAGACTTcagaataaatacacattaattCATGCAGATCTAATTAAAGTAACAAATATTAGTCCGACATCTTCTTGAATGGCATCAGAAGACTAAATGTCCTCATTAGAGAAATTAAGGCAGATTTATAATATCAATAAATCATAAACTCATTAATTCTGATGATTAATTATCATCACCGGGGGATTTTTAAACTTCACACAGGTTTACAGGATTTACCACGACGAGAAGAGTTTAAGATTACAGACGAAAACAGTGTGAAAGAAATCTACAATCACTTTCTGTAATGTTTGTTAATCCACAAACTGTGCAAACAGATGATCACTTAgtgtaaatacagtataaagatactgatatattgtttatatatatgtatatctgaCCGGTGCAGTTGGGGATCAGGTGCAGGACCGAGGTTCCGATGACAGGTTTGCCGTCGGGCATGGAGCACCAGCAGTACCCGGTCTGGTTGTGACACTGCACTGGCAGGAAGTGACCGTCGAGATGGCACTCTGGCACAAAGACGGCACCGCTGTTGTGGCCGTTGACCTCCAGAGCCTGAGTCCGGACCAGCTGGCATTTAGACTGACTTGGATCTGAAAGTAAAATCCAGACTTGACGTGTGAAcgaatctgtggtttgcagaaactgccAGTATTGTTTTCTGCTGACTGTGCTGGTTGAAAATCTGGTAATGCTGCTGCGGTCAGTCATCAGGCTGGTGATGGAGAGGTGTGTGTACCTGAGCAGTGTGCCCGTGGAGCGAGGCGGAGCTGTTTGTTGATGCATTGTGCCCTCTGGAAGGCGCACAGTGATTTATACAGCCTGCCGTTGCTGCCGCACACAGCTCGGTGGCGCCCCCTCTGGCAGTCCAGGACACAACCGCGAGGCCACATGTTCTCTGTGGTCAGGAAaggctgcaaacacacaaacacaggattAGAAAATAACAGCTAATGGTGTGTTGTAGGCTATTAGAGAGACATGTCCAGTTAATGATCATCACTCTTTCACACAGTTTGCTACTTTGCCACTTGTGTGCCTGCACAGAGCGAACTCTACCTGGCATCCTCCCTCCTGTGCGTCTCCTCCACCCACCATGACACACAGAAGTGCATCAGTCTAAAGTTTCGACTGGTTGCTGACAGCTGACTGAGGCTGTGCATAAATAAAACTGTCCAGCACCGCAGGTGGTGAGAAGAGATACACCGAGAGGCATTTTACAGGCTGTCCATGACGGATGCTCTGTCAGGCTTTCAATGTCACGCCTGGAAAAACTGCGATGAGCAAGGAAGGAAGAGAACAAGGGAAGAGGCAGAATGAAAGAGGGTGAGGAAACGAGTGTCACAACAGCCAACAAGTCtgacacatgcaaacatttcAGGATGGCTGAGCTCAGGaacagagagagtgaagaagTCTGTGGGTCTCCCGTCACCTGTCAGCTCACCTGAGAGCTTTAAATTAGCAAACTAGtgagaagggggaggaggaggagggcgaggaggaggaggaggagggcgatTGGCTATGTGCCTGACAGGAAAACTTTTTTCAAGCTAAATAGAAACTTTTACACGAATGTAAAACGGATCACTGACAGTAAAATATTTTGGAAGAAGTCTATAAAAGCTGTGAGCAGCCAGTGGAAACATGTTTCCTTCCCAACAGGTTTATGAACCTGACACTCTGCCAGCAGCTTTTTAAAGTCTACGCTGCTGTGTCCTCTTTTACGAGCTGACGAACTCAATCATACTTTGAGATTCAGTGAATTAAAGGTAAAAGAAGTTCTGACCCGGCTGTTAGTGAGGGAGGATACAGCTCCACTCCAGTTCACTGGGTACCTCCGCAgtgtcagagacacagagggtcAGGGTTCATGTCCACAGGAGTGTTTTTGGACTTGAGGGCTCGCAGCATTGGACGCTTTGCCATCACCCTCCTTTGACCGCACAAACACTCCTGGCTGCACCTGACTGGATGAACGCCACTCTAACTCAAACCAGACCAACACCGGGCTCGTTAAGAGACTTTCTCTCGAAATGTGTGAGAAACAAACCAAGCAGTCACTGAGTTCGTCTTTATTTTAACTCGTCCCTTCCAGGACACCGTACACATCTTTTTTTGTGCAGATGCTAAATCCAAACAtgataaacaaaatgtaaacagcagcctctgatgcagtttttaaaaagcactgCAGGAGTCTGGCTGTGATGATGTGAGCGACTCACACATGCTCCTCTCGGGCGTCGACAACACTCACAGCTCAGGATCTCACACAACTTCACACGtctccaaaacacacaccagattcgtcacactgacacacacacgctcacacacacacacacacacacacacacacacagtggcccCACcttctgacttttcatcagtgCCTCTTTGTCCATcagcctcccctctctctctctctgacagtgtTGACATGATTTACTGGTGAATGAACCCCTGTGTGTCTAAAGTCAACACATTAACTTATATCGACCGCAGAGATCGACCGAATTATAAACACAACTCAGTTCAGTTTAACTAGCTTCAGTTCAGGCTGTGCGATATGACGATGTTCATTCtgtgacaagaaaaacaaagtacaagTTTGCCCTCTTGGAAAGATGTCCTGAAACAAaggaagtgatggagggaggaggaggaggacgaggacgaggaggagggggaggaggaggacgaggacgaggaggagggggaggaggattAGAGGAAGGAAAGTGAAACAGTGCATGAAGAGTAGAGCTTAGCTAAAGTCTGAGAAACTGCAGCTGGTCCAAACAAAGCACAGAATAATCTCTACCCCTCAGTGAACCCCATGAGAGCAGCCCAAACTCAACAAACAGCTGACGGTGACCTTGTTTCTGACTACTAACACTTAAAAATCCTCCTCTCGTCTTCAGTGTAAACATGAAGATCTCTCACATGACTGTTGTCTAGTTGTGTCCTGTTGGATTTGAGCATAAACGTTAAACtatgaaggaaaagaaagtgaaaaaacaagtaGAGACGGTGGAAAAGCGAGGGgaacagaagaggaaggaaagtaTGAAgtggggaagagagggagaagtaGAAAGAGGAAATGAGGGGAGGAATGGATGAAGGGATGGAGGTGAGAAATGAGAGAATAAAAGCAAGTCTGGAGGCGAGTGTGGAAAATAAGGAGAATGGAGGGAAGAAGTGGGGACTCATGAAGGTGGAGGAGTGAAGgaggtttctgcaaaccacagacatgttgaaacttcacatttctgcaTATAGAAACTTTATATTGTGACACAGCTGAGCTGGTTTCAGGCAGAAAAACACTTCAGGGTTGTTAAAGTGGTTTCACACTTCTTAACATTGAAACACTGGTGGTGGTGTCCAGCTGTAACACCACCAGCATCACCTCCATCTCCCAGTACGACAGTCAGCTCGTAGACATGCAACATGAAGGTGATTTGAcacatattgtaaaaaaaaatgctgatacGGCACATGTGCAGGAACCTGCAGGAActtaaaatgccaacattttattctggcgactggacAGACACATGGGAGGAACTGAGTACAGGAAGGAAAATATGAATGAAGGGAGGAACGGGGAGAAAAATGGTAAAAATAGAAGAAGGAAGTTGAGTTCGGGGAGACGGGGTGCTAATAATaacaaagagaggaggatgggTGGAGTGATATaaggacagaggagaaaagggaAGGAAGGATGGGA
This is a stretch of genomic DNA from Pagrus major chromosome 2, Pma_NU_1.0. It encodes these proteins:
- the LOC141018070 gene encoding SPARC-related modular calcium-binding protein 1-like; translation: MLALTFTCRALLVFLLSEWVQTDRTAPFLTTENMWPRGCVLDCQRGRHRAVCGSNGRLYKSLCAFQRAQCINKQLRLAPRAHCSDPSQSKCQLVRTQALEVNGHNSGAVFVPECHLDGHFLPVQCHNQTGYCWCSMPDGKPVIGTSVLHLIPNCTDLITKLAQITDEDSAPVQDEVGEPGPTLDPREPAELTPLLIISCRMGGGNRSVRRPTDSPQTCESERASLLSEMLSARQEEPFIPECTADGRYSPVQCYAPTGYCWCVRVDSGRPLPGTSARNRIPDCTGAEDTPTDRRYRDKPLPGCPGARKKQFLQSLVRALQLEAEHAGSLSPNQPSNTPPSSSPSSNTPTSTAPSSSSTLGVASPAAADSSRPEEVLRWHFSQMDVDSSGVLSEREARPLRQFLRRRLKPRRCAKKFAQYCDRDGDRGLTLEELRVCLGL